In Bacillus marinisedimentorum, the following proteins share a genomic window:
- a CDS encoding DUF2521 family protein — MTVVTNLNEKRREKQRFHEMKMLRELSLNDIVAEVTRCFEGFIQEESFYKTAMEDICIDMAIDTYLCGTGYGRFGYYGEPKEQVRKRAQEEIDEITRVLYDHMMYYHAADDIISESLFCSCAHFTGYWWEHGFTIGKKRYALRLH, encoded by the coding sequence ATGACAGTAGTGACCAACTTGAACGAAAAGAGAAGGGAAAAGCAGCGTTTTCATGAAATGAAGATGCTGAGGGAGTTATCGCTGAATGATATCGTTGCAGAAGTCACCCGGTGTTTTGAAGGCTTCATTCAGGAGGAATCCTTTTATAAGACAGCAATGGAAGACATATGCATTGATATGGCGATCGATACGTACCTGTGCGGAACCGGTTACGGCCGTTTCGGGTATTATGGCGAGCCAAAAGAGCAGGTGAGAAAGAGGGCGCAAGAAGAAATTGATGAGATTACGCGGGTGCTGTATGATCATATGATGTATTATCATGCGGCGGATGATATCATAAGCGAATCCCTCTTTTGCTCCTGTGCCCACTTCACTGGCTATTGGTGGGAGCACGGTTTTACGATCGGCAAAAAACGCTATGCCCTCCGCCTGCATTGA